A window from Methanomassiliicoccus sp. encodes these proteins:
- a CDS encoding CARDB domain-containing protein, translated as MIVIGLLLTPLATIVFLTGTTEGTGPLPSDYSNGDRIIGSDYAVDTWSVTSLYTMNGNLTIRAGGVVTVNGGGLVFAENIGSDKIAGTADDRVYTLTVEDGGKLILNNSTLTTNLNQLNSFPSLGVIVRNGGVLEAYDSVLSFPGHMVVDDSTLNLWRSNITGNEEVGVYCNDTYFPEAVFQYAPVLLFMSSTVNLYDSSLPNIYQTPNSTTYNTTQLYSAMYDHSYSFASDINNATTGARDSVAYNLARMPSAKGAADNTGSALQGLKVSDLQYYNVASGKTMWLDGFDTGGLVFSASDNILATLHVQYYTDSGYSSASTVQYQYRNGAAGQTTLSFSNTPVNPVTGTADQVIASATLPAMSSLDLAGLNLGFTNNGGQTIHINKVWITFRIVEPAYTSINLAGNTQFTAVNSYLGVDFSNKENHNTMVLRDNSMAYLYGVTVDTSPEKTVSPANRQAAFVAHDRTVEALVTSKSSNDTTGQSIGSLTSIDSSYYNIASGRVMELNGFNTSDLIGPLSGATLTLTYSTEGSYAIGNYLQWRASDGTFHNTAIRPQQTPAAVSVSFNLYDKGVTEVSDVKDLELRFSNSDPSNSVYVSKISVAMTVSPTIYIYRWANVTVTDMQSLPVNGAAVTSTLQNSGASAEYYTPDGLRSYPSDEVLHYLGKDMTDYTITDNEGKVKLPYLSEVLDQANPNPYAAYAYVLTVSYENSTGAVYTNTTGLAFNPYPDMSAGNTWKMVNITMPALALELPDLVVLPLTLTPTTVYDGESVQVSAVVHNRGKTTATKVEVSIIGYINGSIPAFWSNQTVDTIAPGTENDQALTAVIWHDVPKGVHTISVTIDPERKISEESKNNNVMSVQFTVLANLAELTVSSTDITFSPQPASSSDLVTATIYVNNTGRAAATNATVSLYAGSATEGGQFIGSTTVTVSAGSFVKTTLSWKPTQIGTYPVYVYVNADHSIAEYGYDNNAAFKSMTVTMTIDGHDLVVGGSEYPTLTITGPNAFNWAYNVVVINNGVLTIRNTAFTEVQSSAYQSRIVVQDNGTLVLSGGTILNSNYNLNLYLMGHSNLTVTGSKVMTPVHIRADDSSKVYIASSEMGADLAAPDTSYAHVAVQDTIFSHAWSSFGGHAVADVTNISIASLNAQGSAVINHYRWVKVVVLDGTGEKLPNAYVAITHPVNGLYASGRTGSDGTITFRVLTDARTAGMTVYQGFIGDYFANTTYTYQGQSFAGQYAMNVGIVGYSEPLSQANMAPVTISIPGALPDLDPPIHVSTSTPVHYQNVTVTTTVSNVGVVAAHNVLVMFNDTGSTFYQYTIPVIQPGESITINAIWTARTLGQHNISVVIDPYGRINELDNTNNANYTMVAVQGIADLSVQRSDVTISPNSPARGQTSTISAKVWNYGDITAEDVMVSFYVTYGSSRTLLTNAVIGTIDQGESGEATVSWTPSNPGTYTVEVVVDGNGAIEEISEANNTVSFSQKVLNYADLRPNYVVLNPASPVNVGDVINIEAAVKNIGEVAAINVSVYFYLDSTNGNPFDVETIASINPDQTVTVTGQWTAVLLANGASSTNIYVVVNPSGATNYVNEMNTDNNVITQSLVVNDLRADLQFSDGVTVTQSGQEITNASQGETVDISATAKNGGSTAAISAAFYFYAVDGNGKQTFIGVAMRNLAAGAEVTVNTTWQINLTMGSYHLLVVANADGIVDDKDTTNNNVSAVFNIDAPNAKVEIYALDSTSYAPGSNIFVTGRVYNRNTSEAIPGAVVIVWLERDGVRIGEPFNGTTNSEGIFAIQLYVPEGSDGNYQVHGESSMGDKVFTTSKNVTIAASGSGGIPWYVYLMILAVIAAAIILFSAWLYKYGLGKMVECGECGALIPESSKRCPKCGVEFEVGTAKCSECSAWIPSNSATCPECGAKFIGDAIEEEEDAYLKKMREQYEAYVDTFREEAKKAMGKKYSDSKFQEWFKKQPSYVSFESWLSQEEEKRKFTGVSCPTCGTLNPRGSPICHKCGSNIEVRKPEIPAAEEQPKSEAAPKPLRRIVRRPVEKRPVKPAEPKPEEQPKLDDGAKPPQ; from the coding sequence ATGATAGTGATAGGTCTTCTTCTCACACCCCTCGCTACCATAGTGTTCCTCACGGGTACGACAGAGGGTACCGGCCCCCTGCCGTCGGACTACTCGAATGGCGACCGCATCATCGGTTCTGATTATGCGGTCGATACCTGGAGCGTGACATCCCTATACACGATGAACGGCAACCTGACGATCAGGGCCGGGGGCGTAGTCACGGTTAACGGCGGCGGACTTGTTTTCGCCGAGAATATCGGTTCGGATAAAATCGCGGGAACTGCTGACGACCGCGTATACACCCTGACCGTCGAGGACGGCGGTAAGCTCATTCTGAACAACTCGACCCTCACCACCAATCTCAACCAGCTCAACTCCTTCCCCAGCCTGGGAGTAATCGTCCGCAACGGCGGTGTGCTGGAAGCCTATGACAGCGTCCTCTCATTCCCTGGCCACATGGTGGTCGACGATTCCACCCTCAACCTGTGGAGGTCCAACATCACCGGCAACGAGGAGGTGGGCGTGTACTGCAACGATACCTACTTCCCAGAAGCGGTGTTCCAGTACGCCCCGGTTCTGCTGTTCATGTCCTCGACCGTCAACCTGTACGACTCATCGCTACCCAACATCTACCAAACCCCCAACTCTACCACCTACAACACCACCCAGCTCTATTCGGCGATGTATGATCACAGCTACTCCTTCGCGTCCGACATTAACAATGCGACCACCGGCGCCAGGGACAGCGTGGCCTACAACCTGGCGAGGATGCCCTCCGCAAAGGGCGCGGCCGACAACACCGGCTCGGCCCTCCAAGGCCTGAAGGTCTCCGATCTACAATACTACAACGTAGCCAGCGGAAAGACGATGTGGCTCGATGGCTTCGACACGGGCGGCCTGGTGTTCAGTGCCTCGGACAACATCCTGGCAACTCTGCATGTCCAGTACTATACCGACAGCGGATACTCCAGCGCTTCCACCGTTCAGTACCAGTATCGCAACGGGGCGGCCGGGCAGACGACCCTGTCCTTCTCCAACACCCCGGTGAACCCCGTCACTGGCACGGCTGATCAGGTCATCGCCTCGGCGACCCTGCCGGCGATGTCCTCGCTGGACCTGGCCGGCCTCAACCTTGGGTTCACCAACAACGGCGGCCAGACGATACACATCAACAAAGTGTGGATAACCTTCAGGATAGTCGAACCCGCCTACACCAGCATCAACCTGGCTGGCAACACCCAGTTCACCGCGGTCAACTCCTATCTCGGAGTGGACTTCTCCAACAAGGAGAATCACAACACCATGGTGCTGCGCGACAACTCCATGGCCTACCTATATGGTGTCACGGTCGACACCAGCCCTGAGAAGACAGTCTCGCCCGCCAACAGGCAGGCCGCCTTCGTGGCCCACGACCGGACCGTCGAGGCGCTGGTCACCTCGAAGTCCTCGAACGACACGACTGGCCAGAGCATTGGAAGCCTGACATCAATCGATTCATCATACTACAACATCGCCTCTGGAAGGGTGATGGAGCTTAATGGGTTCAACACTAGCGACCTGATTGGACCACTATCTGGTGCGACGCTGACCCTGACTTACTCAACGGAAGGAAGTTATGCAATAGGTAACTATCTGCAGTGGAGGGCCAGTGATGGAACGTTCCACAACACCGCAATCCGTCCGCAGCAGACACCTGCGGCAGTCTCGGTGAGCTTCAACCTCTACGACAAAGGCGTGACCGAGGTGTCTGATGTTAAGGACCTGGAACTGAGGTTCTCCAACTCTGACCCCTCCAACAGCGTGTACGTCAGTAAAATCTCCGTGGCGATGACGGTCAGCCCGACCATCTACATCTATCGCTGGGCCAACGTCACGGTGACCGACATGCAGTCGCTGCCGGTGAACGGCGCGGCCGTCACCTCCACGCTCCAGAACTCCGGGGCATCGGCCGAGTACTATACCCCTGACGGGCTGAGATCGTATCCGTCGGATGAGGTCCTGCACTATCTGGGCAAGGACATGACCGACTACACCATAACCGACAACGAAGGTAAGGTCAAGCTGCCCTACCTGTCGGAGGTTCTGGACCAGGCCAACCCCAACCCGTATGCGGCCTATGCCTACGTGCTGACGGTGTCCTATGAGAACTCCACCGGCGCCGTTTACACCAACACCACCGGGCTGGCGTTCAACCCCTACCCGGATATGTCGGCAGGCAACACCTGGAAGATGGTCAACATCACCATGCCCGCGCTCGCTCTCGAGCTGCCGGACCTGGTCGTGCTGCCCCTGACCCTGACCCCGACCACCGTCTACGACGGTGAGAGCGTACAGGTCTCCGCCGTGGTGCACAACCGCGGCAAGACCACCGCCACCAAGGTCGAGGTCTCCATCATCGGATACATCAACGGATCGATCCCTGCGTTCTGGTCTAACCAGACCGTGGACACCATCGCCCCCGGCACCGAGAACGACCAAGCTCTGACGGCTGTGATCTGGCATGACGTCCCCAAGGGCGTGCACACCATCAGCGTAACCATCGACCCCGAGAGGAAGATCTCCGAGGAGAGTAAAAACAACAACGTGATGTCAGTACAGTTCACGGTCCTCGCCAACCTTGCTGAGCTGACCGTCAGCTCTACGGACATCACCTTCAGCCCCCAGCCGGCCAGCTCCAGCGACCTGGTCACCGCCACCATCTACGTTAACAACACCGGGCGGGCGGCTGCCACCAATGCCACCGTCTCCCTGTATGCCGGGAGCGCCACCGAGGGCGGCCAGTTCATCGGCTCGACCACGGTGACGGTCTCCGCCGGCAGCTTCGTGAAGACCACCCTCAGCTGGAAGCCCACCCAGATCGGCACATACCCGGTCTATGTGTACGTGAATGCCGACCATTCCATCGCCGAGTACGGATATGATAACAACGCGGCGTTCAAGTCCATGACCGTCACCATGACCATAGATGGTCATGACCTGGTGGTCGGCGGGTCCGAGTACCCGACCTTAACCATCACCGGTCCCAACGCCTTCAACTGGGCCTATAATGTGGTAGTCATCAACAACGGTGTGCTCACCATCAGGAACACCGCCTTCACCGAGGTCCAGTCCAGCGCCTACCAGAGCAGGATCGTCGTGCAGGACAACGGTACTCTGGTCCTCTCCGGCGGCACTATCCTGAACTCCAACTACAACCTGAACCTGTACCTGATGGGCCACAGCAACCTGACGGTGACCGGCTCGAAGGTCATGACTCCGGTCCACATCCGGGCCGATGATAGCAGCAAGGTTTACATCGCGTCTTCGGAGATGGGAGCGGACCTGGCAGCACCTGACACCTCCTACGCCCATGTGGCCGTCCAGGACACCATCTTCAGCCACGCGTGGTCCTCCTTCGGTGGCCATGCGGTGGCCGATGTGACCAACATATCCATCGCCTCGCTGAACGCCCAGGGTTCCGCGGTCATCAACCACTATCGCTGGGTCAAGGTCGTGGTGCTTGACGGCACCGGGGAGAAGCTCCCCAACGCCTACGTCGCCATCACCCACCCGGTGAACGGGCTGTACGCGAGCGGCCGGACCGGGTCTGACGGTACCATCACCTTCAGGGTGCTGACCGATGCCCGCACCGCGGGCATGACCGTCTACCAGGGCTTCATCGGCGACTACTTCGCTAACACGACCTACACCTACCAGGGCCAAAGCTTCGCCGGCCAATATGCCATGAACGTGGGTATAGTCGGCTACTCTGAGCCCCTGAGTCAGGCCAATATGGCTCCGGTGACGATATCCATCCCCGGCGCCCTGCCCGATCTGGACCCGCCCATACACGTGTCCACGAGCACCCCGGTACACTACCAGAATGTGACCGTGACCACCACCGTCTCCAACGTCGGTGTAGTGGCCGCCCACAATGTCCTGGTAATGTTCAACGACACCGGTAGCACGTTCTACCAGTACACCATACCGGTGATCCAGCCAGGCGAGTCGATAACCATCAACGCCATCTGGACCGCCAGGACCCTCGGCCAGCACAACATCAGCGTGGTCATCGACCCCTACGGCCGGATCAACGAACTGGACAACACCAACAACGCGAATTACACCATGGTGGCGGTCCAGGGCATTGCAGACCTGTCCGTCCAAAGGAGCGATGTCACCATCAGCCCGAACTCCCCGGCGAGGGGGCAGACCTCCACCATCTCGGCAAAGGTCTGGAACTACGGTGATATCACCGCCGAGGATGTGATGGTGAGCTTCTACGTTACCTATGGTAGCTCCCGAACGCTCCTGACCAATGCCGTCATAGGTACCATCGACCAGGGCGAGTCCGGAGAAGCCACCGTTTCCTGGACCCCCAGCAATCCCGGCACCTACACCGTAGAGGTGGTCGTTGACGGGAACGGAGCCATAGAGGAGATCTCCGAGGCCAACAATACGGTCTCGTTCTCTCAGAAAGTACTCAACTACGCGGACCTTAGGCCTAACTATGTGGTGCTCAACCCTGCCAGCCCGGTGAACGTCGGTGACGTCATCAATATCGAGGCGGCGGTGAAGAACATCGGCGAAGTCGCCGCGATCAACGTGTCTGTCTACTTCTACCTAGACTCCACCAATGGCAATCCGTTCGACGTGGAGACGATCGCCTCGATCAATCCGGACCAGACGGTCACGGTGACTGGCCAGTGGACGGCCGTTCTGCTTGCCAATGGCGCTTCGAGCACTAACATATACGTGGTCGTCAACCCCAGTGGGGCGACGAACTATGTCAATGAGATGAACACTGACAACAATGTCATCACCCAGAGCCTGGTGGTCAACGACCTGAGGGCCGACCTCCAGTTCTCCGACGGGGTAACGGTCACCCAGTCCGGACAGGAGATCACCAACGCCAGCCAGGGAGAGACCGTCGACATCTCCGCCACTGCCAAGAACGGAGGTAGCACCGCGGCCATATCTGCCGCGTTCTACTTCTATGCCGTGGACGGGAACGGTAAGCAGACCTTCATCGGCGTGGCCATGAGGAACCTGGCGGCCGGGGCGGAGGTCACCGTCAACACCACCTGGCAGATCAACCTGACCATGGGCAGCTACCATCTGCTGGTGGTGGCCAACGCTGATGGCATTGTTGACGATAAGGACACAACCAACAACAACGTCTCCGCCGTGTTCAACATCGATGCACCCAACGCCAAGGTCGAGATCTATGCTCTGGACAGCACCTCCTATGCGCCCGGCTCTAATATCTTCGTGACCGGCAGGGTGTACAACCGGAACACCTCCGAGGCCATCCCCGGCGCGGTGGTCATCGTCTGGCTGGAGCGCGACGGCGTTCGGATCGGCGAACCCTTCAACGGCACCACCAACTCCGAAGGTATATTCGCCATACAGCTGTACGTGCCTGAGGGCTCCGACGGCAACTACCAGGTCCATGGGGAGTCGTCCATGGGGGACAAGGTCTTCACAACCTCCAAGAACGTGACAATCGCCGCCTCGGGCAGCGGCGGCATCCCCTGGTACGTCTACCTGATGATCCTGGCGGTCATCGCCGCGGCCATCATCCTCTTCTCCGCCTGGCTGTACAAGTACGGGCTTGGGAAGATGGTGGAGTGCGGGGAGTGTGGTGCGCTCATCCCCGAATCATCCAAGCGCTGCCCCAAGTGCGGCGTGGAGTTCGAGGTCGGCACCGCCAAGTGCAGCGAATGCAGCGCGTGGATACCGTCGAACTCCGCCACCTGCCCGGAGTGCGGCGCCAAGTTCATCGGCGACGCCATCGAGGAGGAAGAGGACGCCTACCTCAAGAAGATGAGGGAGCAGTACGAGGCGTACGTCGACACCTTCCGCGAGGAAGCCAAGAAGGCCATGGGCAAGAAGTACTCCGACAGCAAGTTCCAGGAGTGGTTCAAGAAGCAGCCGAGCTACGTGAGCTTCGAGAGCTGGCTGTCCCAGGAGGAGGAGAAGCGGAAGTTCACCGGCGTCTCCTGCCCGACCTGCGGCACCCTGAACCCCCGCGGCTCACCCATCTGCCACAAGTGCGGTAGCAACATCGAGGTGCGCAAGCCGGAGATCCCGGCGGCAGAGGAGCAGCCCAAGAGCGAGGCCGCCCCCAAGCCCCTGAGGCGCATCGTGCGCCGGCCGGTGGAGAAGAGGCCGGTCAAGCCCGCAGAGCCCAAGCCGGAGGAGCAGCCCAAGCTCGATGACGGCGCCAAGCCCCCCCAGTGA
- a CDS encoding zinc ribbon domain-containing protein, with amino-acid sequence MTDRCPQCGGNVPQGVEACVICGNAVTGEAMAKVPPAADAEVNQTTRCQSCGAILEGKETFCGRCGFLVSAPFECRDCRTRIGLEDRYCTGCGRLVRPGKLNRSTSRPVAALLLGLVPGLFSVWGLGQMFSVSIRKGLLFFTLGIVLAIVDPFSLLATLNGQGDLAGLSIIGMVLWAALWILQAMDAYWEAGGD; translated from the coding sequence ATGACCGACAGATGCCCGCAATGCGGGGGCAACGTCCCCCAGGGGGTCGAGGCATGCGTGATATGCGGGAACGCAGTGACCGGCGAGGCCATGGCTAAGGTGCCTCCCGCAGCGGACGCGGAGGTGAACCAAACCACCAGATGCCAGAGCTGCGGCGCCATCCTGGAGGGCAAGGAGACCTTCTGCGGACGGTGCGGCTTCCTGGTGAGCGCGCCGTTCGAGTGCCGGGACTGCCGGACAAGGATCGGGCTAGAGGACCGCTACTGCACCGGGTGCGGGCGCCTGGTCCGGCCGGGGAAGCTGAACCGCTCGACCTCCCGCCCCGTGGCCGCCCTGCTGCTCGGTCTGGTCCCCGGACTGTTCTCGGTGTGGGGCCTCGGGCAGATGTTCTCGGTCTCTATCCGCAAGGGGTTGCTGTTCTTTACCCTGGGGATCGTGCTGGCGATCGTGGACCCTTTCTCCCTGCTTGCGACCCTCAACGGCCAGGGGGACTTGGCGGGGCTGTCGATCATCGGCATGGTGCTGTGGGCGGCGCTGTGGATACTGCAGGCCATGGACGCCTACTGGGAAGCGGGCGGGGATTGA
- a CDS encoding type II/IV secretion system ATPase subunit, which translates to MDEAMKQDDLEPLFEDEQAEQKPKLSVTSRYLSFLQKVRKKPVRVRLPSKVATDSTVITEIPKLSDPEVEEVEVIPIEEPYSFVRIKYDGTAGEYLFEVIEPKLTSDENALLDGLKSALIVSINLAETKDIGEKREILNKATDKLLEKLAVEINPISKERIMYYLRRDFTGYGVINVMMIDPNIEDCSCDGVDIPLYIYHRKYGSIKSNIRFEKEDELDAYVVWLAQKCGKHISVANPLLDATIPDGSRLNATLGKHVTKRGSSFTIRRFKDNPFTPVDLLKFKTLSTEMMAYLWISVEFGSSMLVCGGTASGKTTTLNAILLFIPPQMKIVSIEDTRELNLPHENWIPGLTREGFGGKGGAMSGNINMFDLLTAALRQRPQYLMVGEVRGKEAYVVFQAMATGHISYSTFHAEDVQAMVHRLENDPIDLPRALLTALNLVLLQGQVKVGTKMTRRVKGLTEIVGMDPETGELITNSVFTWNPADDTFSYSGHSYTYEKVRAVRNWSPREMEREVKRRIDILEYMKKIGVNNYRQVAKIVSAYYKDPDKVMKEVKEKMTE; encoded by the coding sequence ATGGACGAGGCGATGAAGCAGGATGATCTCGAGCCCCTGTTCGAGGACGAGCAGGCGGAGCAGAAACCGAAGCTGTCGGTAACCTCCCGTTACCTTTCCTTCCTGCAGAAGGTTCGTAAGAAGCCGGTCCGGGTCAGGCTGCCCAGCAAGGTGGCCACCGATTCGACGGTCATCACTGAAATCCCCAAGCTGTCCGATCCGGAGGTCGAGGAGGTGGAGGTGATCCCCATCGAGGAGCCCTACTCCTTTGTGCGCATCAAGTACGATGGCACCGCCGGGGAGTATCTCTTCGAGGTCATCGAGCCCAAGCTCACCTCGGACGAGAATGCTCTGCTGGATGGTCTGAAGAGCGCTCTCATCGTGTCCATCAACCTCGCCGAGACCAAGGACATCGGGGAGAAGCGGGAGATCCTCAACAAAGCCACCGACAAGCTCCTGGAAAAGCTCGCGGTGGAGATCAATCCGATCTCCAAGGAGCGCATCATGTACTACCTGCGCCGCGACTTCACCGGCTACGGCGTCATCAACGTGATGATGATCGACCCCAACATCGAGGACTGTTCCTGCGATGGGGTCGACATCCCACTGTACATCTACCACCGCAAGTATGGCAGCATCAAGAGCAACATCCGGTTCGAGAAGGAGGATGAGCTGGACGCCTACGTAGTGTGGCTGGCCCAGAAGTGCGGGAAGCATATCTCGGTCGCCAACCCGCTGTTGGACGCCACCATCCCCGACGGCTCGAGGCTCAACGCCACCCTGGGCAAGCATGTGACCAAGAGGGGTTCCTCGTTCACCATTAGACGGTTCAAGGACAACCCGTTCACCCCGGTGGATCTATTGAAGTTCAAGACCCTGTCCACCGAAATGATGGCATACCTGTGGATATCGGTGGAGTTCGGCTCCTCCATGCTGGTCTGCGGCGGAACCGCCTCCGGCAAGACGACCACTCTCAACGCCATCTTGCTGTTCATTCCACCGCAGATGAAGATCGTCAGCATCGAGGACACCAGGGAGCTGAACCTTCCCCATGAGAACTGGATCCCCGGCCTGACCAGAGAGGGCTTCGGAGGAAAGGGCGGGGCCATGAGCGGGAACATCAACATGTTCGACCTGCTCACTGCCGCACTGAGGCAGAGGCCCCAGTACTTGATGGTCGGTGAGGTTCGAGGCAAGGAGGCGTACGTCGTCTTCCAAGCCATGGCCACCGGGCACATCTCCTACTCGACCTTCCACGCCGAGGACGTGCAGGCCATGGTCCACCGGTTGGAGAACGATCCCATCGATCTGCCGAGAGCGCTGCTGACCGCCCTCAACCTGGTGCTGCTGCAGGGCCAGGTGAAGGTGGGGACCAAGATGACCCGTCGGGTGAAGGGCCTCACCGAGATCGTGGGCATGGACCCCGAGACCGGGGAGCTTATCACCAACTCGGTGTTCACCTGGAACCCCGCCGACGATACCTTCTCCTACTCTGGACACTCCTATACTTACGAGAAAGTCCGCGCGGTGCGCAACTGGTCTCCCCGGGAGATGGAGCGGGAGGTCAAGAGGCGCATCGATATCCTGGAGTACATGAAGAAGATCGGAGTGAACAACTACCGCCAGGTGGCGAAGATCGTATCGGCCTACTACAAGGACCCCGATAAGGTCATGAAAGAGGTCAAGGAGAAGATGACCGAGTGA
- a CDS encoding type II secretion system F family protein has protein sequence MAEDIIDLEQLDLKKLDYSHTILIICCASAALLFVLAFLDGIGGLDTPLQWIDYVFLGLMAFSGPYGFYKSAQRKKIRDIEARLPEFLRDVAEAGRFGMTLAQAIKVSSRGRYGKLTPEIRRMAAQIDWGVPASEAMRLFSERVDTPLVRRMTSIIIKANDAGGSVSDVLTMVAHDARETMLNQAERKLSMSTYVVVIYVAFAVFIATIFILNSTFLPKMTEAGQQVASGAEKAGVDTSGLATIKVNVIPTIQMVFVISVLIHAFGDGILAGVLGDGQISSGLKHAFIMLLIGLVGTRVI, from the coding sequence ATGGCCGAGGACATCATAGATCTGGAACAACTTGACCTTAAGAAGCTGGACTACAGCCATACCATCCTCATCATCTGCTGCGCGTCGGCTGCCCTCCTCTTCGTCCTGGCCTTCCTGGACGGCATTGGAGGCCTCGATACGCCCCTCCAGTGGATCGACTATGTCTTCCTAGGCCTCATGGCCTTCAGCGGCCCCTACGGGTTCTACAAGAGCGCCCAGAGGAAGAAGATCCGGGACATTGAGGCCCGCCTTCCGGAGTTCCTCAGGGATGTCGCGGAGGCCGGTCGGTTCGGCATGACCCTGGCCCAGGCCATCAAGGTCTCCTCTCGGGGACGATACGGCAAGCTCACCCCGGAGATCCGACGGATGGCTGCCCAGATCGATTGGGGAGTTCCGGCGTCGGAGGCCATGCGGCTGTTCTCGGAGAGAGTGGATACCCCCCTAGTGAGGAGGATGACCTCTATCATCATCAAGGCCAACGACGCCGGAGGCTCGGTCTCCGACGTGCTGACCATGGTCGCCCACGATGCCAGGGAGACCATGCTCAACCAGGCCGAGCGCAAGTTGTCAATGTCCACCTATGTCGTCGTCATCTACGTGGCGTTCGCGGTGTTCATCGCCACCATCTTCATCCTTAACTCGACCTTCCTGCCCAAGATGACCGAGGCCGGCCAGCAGGTGGCCTCGGGGGCGGAGAAGGCGGGAGTGGACACCTCCGGCCTGGCGACGATCAAGGTCAACGTCATTCCCACCATCCAGATGGTGTTCGTTATATCGGTGCTGATCCACGCCTTCGGCGACGGGATATTGGCCGGGGTGCTGGGGGACGGCCAGATCTCGTCCGGCCTTAAGCACGCCTTCATCATGCTGCTCATCGGGCTCGTGGGAACGAGGGTGATCTGA
- a CDS encoding type II secretion system F family protein gives MPEISDSFTQFDAKKNKNYMKTKKTQEPTEKVGPHLIKLQEGALPDYIALTPFQMFAWRIMGKAVKLRSKPNPKLELQLQQAHMRMRPEEYVAYTWMSAVLVLIVCGAVAALFGGVLLALLHVSAALVLVFFMLLVAIPPVMAYVVLMSVPGSKAKTRARDINKRIGPAMSFISAMASADVNVDVIFKELAKQDIYGEIKNEAAWITRDTELLGIDILTAINRAAQRTPSIKFQEFLQGVVTSSTSGGQLKPYFLQKAEQFEKEGKLEMRSQLETLGLMAETFVTVVVAFPLFLVVIMAIMAIVPGGGNDSSMTVLLLEVVVGLMIPISQFGFTFFIWNMTKESSI, from the coding sequence ATGCCTGAGATCTCCGATTCCTTCACCCAGTTCGACGCCAAGAAGAACAAGAACTACATGAAGACAAAGAAGACCCAGGAGCCGACCGAGAAGGTAGGGCCCCACCTGATAAAGCTCCAGGAGGGCGCCCTCCCCGATTACATCGCCCTGACCCCCTTCCAGATGTTTGCCTGGAGGATCATGGGCAAGGCGGTCAAGCTCCGGTCCAAACCCAACCCCAAGCTGGAGCTGCAGCTGCAACAGGCCCACATGCGCATGCGGCCCGAGGAGTACGTCGCCTATACCTGGATGAGCGCCGTCCTGGTGCTCATCGTGTGCGGGGCGGTGGCCGCCCTGTTCGGCGGCGTCCTGCTGGCCCTCCTCCATGTCTCGGCCGCACTGGTGCTTGTATTCTTCATGCTGTTAGTGGCGATCCCGCCGGTAATGGCGTACGTCGTGCTGATGTCCGTCCCCGGTTCCAAGGCCAAGACTCGGGCCAGGGACATCAACAAGCGTATCGGCCCGGCTATGAGCTTCATCTCCGCCATGGCCTCCGCCGACGTCAACGTCGATGTCATCTTCAAGGAACTGGCCAAGCAGGACATCTATGGTGAGATCAAGAACGAGGCCGCATGGATCACCAGAGACACCGAGCTGCTGGGCATCGATATCCTCACCGCGATCAACCGGGCCGCCCAGCGCACCCCGTCCATCAAGTTCCAGGAGTTCCTCCAGGGCGTGGTCACCAGCTCGACCTCGGGCGGCCAGCTGAAGCCGTACTTCCTGCAGAAGGCCGAGCAGTTCGAGAAGGAGGGCAAGCTGGAGATGCGCTCCCAGCTGGAGACCTTGGGCCTGATGGCAGAGACCTTCGTCACCGTCGTGGTGGCGTTCCCCCTTTTCCTCGTGGTCATCATGGCGATCATGGCCATCGTACCGGGCGGAGGCAATGATTCGTCCATGACCGTCCTCCTGCTGGAGGTCGTGGTCGGGCTCATGATCCCCATCTCCCAGTTCGGGTTCACGTTCTTCATCTGGAACATGACCAAGGAGTCGTCGATTTGA